The stretch of DNA ACAATGATTAGTATAAGagatacaaattaaataaaaactccTGCCTGTAGCTCTGCCAAAGCACAGGAGTTggaataaaacacatatttttgcaCATAGCTTGAATTTTTCAGGCATTTGTTTAATTCCTTTATTTAGCGCAGGGAAGatttttcacatatttcatGGTCTAATGTGAACATGGAAAGAGAAACACTAACACAAAGCCCATAGCTCGAATGAATGCGATTCCATCAAGTAACAAATCTGAACAGTTTGTTGCGTCTTAACATGAGATGTTTTTGTCAATCACAGTTTGTGCACATATGTGGTCTGTGTTGGTGGAGAGGCTTAATACTGTTTGCCACTGCTCAGCGGTCATATTGTACGGCTCTGTTTGTTGTCTCTGAATTTCAATGAACTACTTTGAAATATGTGCAGGCTCTGAGCACTCGTCTTTATgtacactgacacactgtaatgtatacacacatacagtataatgtaaTTGATTTAAACATGTGGTATACCTGCACGCCTATGCATAATCAGAATGCCAGATCAAACGAGGCGGTTTGATGTGTGCTTGTCATCTGTCATCTTGTGATGCCGGTGTGACTGGGCCGCAGTCACTATAATAGTGCACGAATGTGAATGTGTGCCTGGTTCTCTAGTTACCGTATGGTATACCGTACGTATACCGTAGCTGTTGTCTACAATTATGCAGATGTGTCAGTGTGGTCCTTGTGTGTGATGAAGAAACGTCAGGTATGTTGTATTGTCCTGTCACTGATATGTTTCCTGTGCTTCAATGCGTAAGTAAAAAAATAGACTGAATCCAAGGTATCACATTTAAAATCCAATCTCACCATCTTCCTTTTGTCCAACAAAAACCTAGAGTTTGACACATACCCTAAAAAGATGCAGAGCATGCTTGTATCATCCAGGTGCTCTGACTCAGCCGTCGCCACAAGCCAAGCACCTTCTTCAATCCCACAAAGATACTGGATTACCCAATAGCCTGAATCTGGTCAAACTGGGATTTAAACTGTGACTCAAATCACAGGGAAAGATGATTAAGCGAGTCACGAGGTATGTCTGTATTTTTCAATAAGTTCACCTTAACTGTCAAACAAAATTACAACCTGCCTCTTCAATCTCTCAACAATTAAAAGTCCAGCGGACAGAATTATTGTCGAGCTTATCAATGTTTTGAAAGTGGACAACTAACATATTTTGAATATAAATTAGCATCAGAATGTTTTTAATATGACGTAGTGGAAAGATGGTGCCTAAGATAAGCAGCATTATATTCTGGACAGATGTATGACACAGTCACATGTGTATCGTTGTACCTCACCTCCTATTCTGAATCATTAGCATTAACAATGATCAGCAGTGGTACAAATGTTGGTGACTGTATCTTCATGTTTTAGTCCAAATAAGGAACTAATATTACAGCCTTGAAATTTGAAAAGAGTGAAACTTTTTGTACCTTAACATACTACTTTTTCACATGAGAAATATCTAGTATGTGCAAATACTCAATATTAAGTTTGCGTCAGTAGCCAAAAAAGTCAAATCCCTATCCTGAAACATCAGCAATGACATTTCGATGCAGTACTCTCTGGTTGCACGCTTCATGTTTCAgtgaaaaagcattttattctgattaaaaaagaaaaacatttatcaaaaatcAATCTTaaacatgcacctttctttggAAAAACATGTccacatttctacatttttttgttaacaAAAATACTGTAGCTGCAATGACAATACTTTTAAAGAGCCGAGAGACGAACCTATTTTGACTCACTGGTTAAATCAGGACTCTTCCTACAATTAGTAGTCATGTAATTGCCTGCCACAATTTTATAATTTTGGCTTATCTGCTGCAGTCCTGTTGTACACAGCCACTGAAGCTGGAGATAAGGCCCTTGCTTCCTAGCCAGCCAGGTTTTCCCTGTCAAATATTTATAGAAACTGAAACATTAGATGGCCATCCTCAGACTTAAAGCTCTCTACACACCAAGCCAAGCAAGCAGCAGAGCCATTTCATAGACCAGACCTAGATCCCCCCACCTCTTATTTAATAATGGCCATTGAAGACAAAATATGTTAACTCTACTGTTAATTCACTTTGACGCACTGTTAAAGCTGTAACCTGAACACTAGCCTATGGTAGCAGCCTgtgagaaggggaggggggtcGGGAGAGGAGATGGCCATCTTTTCCCCAATTATTCACCCTGTTGTCATCAGATACTAAACCAAGGCAACATTTCCGTTGAGttaacaagagaaaataaatgaatagataaaAAATCCCGTTTGTAGACGGGACTTATCCAACGACAGATGTTAACATTATGAGCTAAATCAAGGTTTGGCAGATTGTTTTGACAGCTTTACAAACTTTCTGGAAACATCTGTACACACAACAGAACTTAGTCCGTGTTTACAGTCAAATTTTATCCAGAGTTACAGAGATTGTAGTCGGGGAAGTTAGCAGCTAAACTGTTGCGCCAACCAAAACTAATACACCCAGATAATACAATGAAATAAGTAGTGGAGATCAGTATCTAGCAGCACTGAGCTTAAATGACCGAGCACTGTGTGTGAAGGGAGTCTGGGTGTAGCTACAAAAAAAGGAGCTTTACAGCTACCTCGCATCAAGTCAGCCTGGCCGGTCAAGAGCTCAACTATTACACACTTTAATCTAACCAAACTAGCCCGGCTCACCCAGCCTGCTGTGTCCGAATATCGCAGCATGAAGGCGGCAGCGGCGGCCAGACACAGCGGGGGGGACTGACCTCACTCTGCCTGTCACAGACTCCTAAAACGCGAAACCAAACATGTCACGGCGGCGGAAAAAAAAGCTCGTCCGTTTACCTTGCTGCTCTGGTAGGCTTCAAACGCTCTCAGCGCGCTGTCAGTGAGTTTGACGTGAAAGACTGAGACATTGCTGCCGTTGCTCACTCTTCCACAGGACAGTCCGTAGCACTGCTCCTCCTTCAGCGCCGCCATCTTTGCTACCGTTCCCACCACCACGCGCACGCATGCACTCTCTCGTAACCGGAGAAACTCCCCGTTGCTTTTCAATGAATATTCAATGACCGGCTGCTGGTGAAGTCACTGAGCAGCAATGAAGCCCTGTATATAGCCGCATGTGTACGattaacaaaagaaagaaagaaaaaaaacaaaaacaacacatacttAAATGTTTGCATTCatatcataataatattaaagataaaataaataattatttgatgATTAGTCAACGACTTTTGCTAATTTACATCTCAAGTCGTAGGCAGCTCACAAAGTGTAGCGgcattttctaatttttttttattatagttatGTATTggtaacaaatatatatatataatatataatatatatacacacattaccTACAGCATTAAGGAATGAGCGTTGTATATCAGTATGCGTGGGGAGAGGGAAGCGATAAGTCATCTGATTGCGTCAGTGAAACGTCAatgtttggagaaaaaaaaggccccACCACTTTGGAAATAACCACAAAACTTGGGAATGTCCAGCTGTACacaaatgaaacatgaaacGTGGAAATACTTAATTAATTAGGAACATTGGGACTTTTAGTCATCTTGTCTGATAATTAGTGTTTTCATGCAGTAGCTGTACACATATGACTCGACATAATGAATAATGTGTCTATCAGACAATAATCAGCTGtcttatttctcatttttatgTGGAAAAATAACTTGGGCACGTAGTAATAATTTAAAGAATTACTGGGGTGATGTAGCTACAATAATGGCATAAATTGTGATAAAGTACAAATGAGCggatgaaaagaaaggaaactaGTTTGTGAGACATGTTTTATTGTGATGGATATAAAATTAACAAATACAGGGAATGTCAGGAACTCATATCAACTTATATGTCTATTTAGTTTGTCACCAACTTGTAAGAGCTTATGCAACTTTTGGCTCTGTAGGCCTAGCATTTATTCTAGAGAGGCTACAGATTCAGTGGTGTCACACTTAGCAATGAGCAAAACACTGGAATAAATTAACACCTAAAGAAAGGAACACATTCCAAGGAAAAATTCACaggcaaaaaaaatgtaagggagaaagaaaaacacaaacacccaACATTGTACTTGAAGGGTCATCCTTCAACATTTGGTCTTAGTGATCAGAAATTGAGGTATAGTTGACTGAaattgaaaagtaaaaaataaagtatgtCTGAAACTCCATATACCATTTCTCTGCccttattttaaaaaggtaataacTGTACCTCTGCTGAAAATAAATTAGTTATTCAACACAGTGGTTCTTTTGCATGTCAATAACCCCTAAACCGAATTTAACTAAATTTGACCTTGGACCCCGATTTGATAAGATTTTGTCCcaatatttttgcttttaggtgtttttttgtttgtttacagaaagtgtatgaaacccatgaccaaaatagtcataCATTCAGACATTGTGTTATTATGGATGGAATTATAGTGACCGTAAAATATACTCCTTTTTGATGGCAAACCCCTGGAGCCCTCTCAAGGAACCCTGGGGATCCCCAGAcccccactttgagaaccactgattTAACAAATGCTGAACAGTATGTACAATGTCTTCTTTAGTAGATGTTTAAATACATGTATACAGAAGTGACCAGAAATAGAGAAACCCCTCAGCTTCAAATTGCAGTACAACAGTCATGTATATGTACTGTATCCAGCAGTATGCCTTTTTGAAACTGTTACATTTTGGTTGCTGACACTGTCAGATAGCTGTTGATTCAATTTCATTGTACTGTCTGAGGCAGCagcttgttgtattttatttaaccgTATTATTCTGTgaggtgtttcttttatttctgcTCTAGTGACAACAAAGGGTGAATATTTTAATAAGGTCCTGCAGGACAATTGTATTGCATAACATTGTACAGGTGATTCCACTTTTCTGGTCACTGAGTGTATGAGTAGTCTGCAGAAAGGGTGAAAGAGTGAAAAAGCACACGAGTCGAGTATCTTGCCACCGTTTGGACCTCAAATAATGCATCTTCTACATGACACCGGCCAACATGAAACATTGTACcataattaaaaacagtgaaatcACATATTGTCTGTTGAACAGGAATAACTAAACTTAAACCGCGCAATCATATGCTTCAAAACTATAGCATAACATAGGACCATGTCACAATAGCTATTTTCAGTGGGAAAAATATTCTTAAAATAGTTcagtaaattatttttcattttagtcCATTTTCAACATTATCtaccaaagacaaaaacaatggCAGCAAAAGAAAACTTCCTGGAAACGTGACAGATACGCATAAACCTACACATTTATAAGGTTGGAAATACTTCTCCCATATGCAaatattgatgttttattatttgtcaCACACAGTTCTCAAACATAGCAGAGAAGGGTGAGTGACAATGAAGAGGCAACTGACCGACTGACATATCCACCCCCCTTGACCAAAGGTCAGAAGGCACTGCCACATGTGCTTCTCTGTTTAGGCTCTCACATTGCAGGACTTGGTCAGGCCATCACTAAGGACTTGGTTCAATTTCTAGCTGCAATGACAACGGATAACGCCACACCGCCGATGGCTACTGCAGTGGCACCAAATAACCACTTCCAGCTGAGACCCTGAAGaagtaaaaaagcaaaagagaagAGGGTTACATGTTAAGTAGGTCTCATAATAACTTGATACAGTAAAAAGCTTAAAGTAAGATATCAATCAGACAAGGGGAGGACGAtatgacattaaaataatatcaaGGTATTTCAGGCTATTTCTACGATAATAATATTCCTCTCTGGATTTTTGGCTTTCCTCATACTCAGCTGGGTGCTTAAGCTTGAGGTAGTAAAATACATTTGGAGTGTTACCCCTTTATGTTGTTACAGTCCACTTCTCTTGTTACATAGTACCGTGGTTTGTTGTACAGGTACATCTGATCCTTTGTAACCATACTACTTCCACTACTGAAGTCAGTTCATTATTTGGAACTAACTCCTCTACCATGGAGCTATCAACAATGCTACTTTCACTTTCAACcatgtttgttgttgctttgCATAACAGCATGACATCATGCTGACAAATTAGAGTATTGCCATTATCGTACTATCAACTTTTTGATCATATCGAATATTATACTAATATTAACATGAATGATACACTACGGCACATCCAATAAAATATTCAGAAGTTACTGACACTTCCCCCTTTTTTAATTACACACAGGCACCATTTGCACCTGTTACTAACATGCAATCTGTATCTGAATAATGACATCTGATCCACGGGCCTTTGCATTTACACCACCTCCAGATGTGGTCTGGCTACCTGATCGCATTACAATCATAGTGCATTCTAAGTGCATTTACATGTGTTTTTCCGCATCCACACAGCATATCCATATACAGACTGCATGTGAATGCAAAGAGTAAATTTGGTCACATTATTGTATACttccataaaaataaatgaaaatgttttaacatcatgtgacatcacagAAAAGCAAAACAGAGTGAAGCtgtgatacttttttttttttttttttttaaatgatcacttCTGCTTTCTCAGGGAATGACAATCTCACCCATGAGGACTTGGCCCGGTGTTTCTGTGAACTGCTGCTGCCACTGGTGGGATTCCCCAGCATTTTCTTATACATGGCCTGCTCTGCTCCCTTCTGCTCCGAGTTCTTCTTCACCAGTTTGGAAAGCTCTGCATGGATAGTCTACACAAGAGAGACATGACAAATGGAGCATGAAAAATGACACTAACAATCCTTTCAAAGGGAATAAGAACAGACATGATAATAATGGATGAATGAAGCAGGCCCTCAAAATTCTCAGCAAGGTCATCCAATGCaccctttaaaaataaatacagctagtattttatttttccgtATGTTGTCATCTTACAAGAAATCACAGGCTTGCATCACAAAATTAACCTTCCATTTAGCCCACATCCACATAATTATTCCAGGACATGGGTTCAGTTATTGTTCTCAGATCTGAGTCACTTCTCTGCTCTTTAACTGGTGAGTGACTAAGCAAACCACTGATTTCAGAAACAACAAAAATTGGTTTGGAATAATGCTTTGGAAAATGCACTTCAGGAAGACTGATGGAGCTCAAAGTAATGTTTACTTAATAGTAACTTAATATTTGAGCACAGTCTACCTTTAAAAACATCTGTGGGGAGTGGAGAGTCTGTGAGTGTCTGTACAAGTTTATACCCTGAGGATTTGCCTGTTCCCATCTACTGCTAAGAGTAATGGATACATTTATCACAGAGTGTTTGAGCAGGGCACCCTTGGCAAGTTGGCATCACTATTGTGCAATCAGCTACCCACCACAACGACAAAAATGACACAACGCTCACTTGTGCCCAGGGCAAGGATAAAGTTGGCTTAACAAACATGTAACATCCTGTCCTAACAGCATCCGTGTGTACAAATACTGTGCCGAGACAGTTTGAGGCTGTCTATACTGGAACTGTCAAGTCAAAAAGTAAACAAAGCACAGACAAATAAATCTCGTCTTATCCATATGAGGTGGAAGATAGAGGGCGTGAAGAGCTGATTCCAGTGTAAAACAAATGCAGACAGTGTGTCTGTCAATGCTTCAAGAAGAGAAAGATACGGCGTCATCTTGTCACTCCATGACGCCTGCGCATGTTTAAAACCGCCTCATTGATTATAATGGGAACATTCTGGTATTGTTACAGAAACACACCCGCCGCTCTTGCTGTTAGAACATGAGGTTATTTAGCAAGTCTTGTGTGCAACACTAAGAGGCAAGTATGTTTTAACCTTAAAACAAATAATCTTGCACCAGTTTAGACAAGTGTGTTGACGTATAGACTTTGCAAATATACCAAAAAACGGTTATGAAAAAGCACAATTCTGCGAGGCTAAGAGCTTGCTAGTGCACACCATCTGCAACATGAACCTTTTTACTTTAGATACACAAAAGATTATACTCCTAACTACACGTGAGCCCATTAAGAATCTACCTAAGGTAAACTATTGCAGAATGTGATAATCCACTGCATTTAAACTGCATGTGTTGGACTAAAAGCTGAAGTGGCGGCCAGGCCATGTGCTGTCTGACAGATTGGTGTAGGACTGAAGTGGGGGATTCTGGGCATGAGTACCATGCTGCTGCAGCTTATAGCAGATCCAAGAAGcccacacacagagctctgttCTGCCAAATGGCCTCATGCAGCCAAAGAACCACATGCACCTGAGTGCATGAGCAGGAGAACAGAAACAGTATCTAGGAATTCAATATGGCTGGGGTGCAGGATAAACCTATTTACAGcaacaacatgaaaacagatcCTCTGAAATGATGAATCAGCAGTTCACCTGACTTTGCGCTACTATGTGCTGTGATATTTTTACCATATGGCACCATCTACTGGCCATAAGACAGTACTGACATTTCCAcgtgcaaaaatgtgttttaacaaAAATGAAAGTGAGGAGTACCTTGTTGCTTGGTTCCAACTTCAGTGCCTTCCTCAAAGTTTGAATGGCTTCTGTATATTCACCTTGCAATGCCAGCACCTTGAGCGAGAACACATATTTGTTAAAGAAGCTATCAGCTAGAGATTAACAGAGAGAACATGACAAAACATGAGAAAGAACGATGTGTACCTTGCCCATGCGGAAAAGTGCTTTTATATTTTCTGGCTGGTGTGCCAGAGCTGAGACACAAGATTTAAGCGCTGCATCATAGTGATCCAGTTTTAACTGAGAAGCAGCCATGTTGTTTAAACACTTCACTTTCACGTCCATCAGCTCATTCTCCTCCTCAGGACTAATGTCAACTGCAGAAGAAATCACAACATAAAATAGAAGAGCACCAGTAAATTAAAGTCACAAAAAACAGGACTTTAAATGTCCATCAGTGTgtcacaaaaaatgaaaatccgATCTATCTTTATTTTGGCGTCTATCAACACCTAAGACAGAACACCAGATTTATTTTGACCATGTAAGATGTCTTGCTTTCAAGGTCAGCTTCCAAAAACATAATAACAAAATCAGCAACATGTTGTGTGCAATGCTCCTCAACCCATTAGAAACCCTTCCATATTGATAATAAAGATactaagaaggaaagaaaaagatacTACTGTGATTAACTTTTCACTGAGTCTTAACTCCTTGATTTGCATCTTACCTTTAGAACTAGATTCTGTTATTTGCAGGGCAATGCTATACGAGTTGACAGCAAAAGCGTAGTCCCCACGCTGATAATGAACGTTGCCCCTCTCTCTTTTATGGCTGGCCAGGGCAATCTTTTCTACAGGGGGCAGCAGCTCCAGGTCTGGAGCATCAGTAGCTTCCAGCAGTTGTATTTCTAAGGAAAGCTCGGCATTTGGGGGAACCTCAGGGTCATGACTGCAAGGGGAAGACACACAGTTAAGTTCAGGAGTTAGTGATGCAAGAGACATCAATCCCACAAGGAATTTCAACTGTAACATGCCCGAGTGAAAGTGTGCATCACAAAAGGGTTAAGAGCAGCCAGTAAACATATGGAGCTGTTTTCCAACTTTACATCACTTCTTGACTTTGCTGTACAATTATCTGAGTTGGAAACAGCTTTTGTTTACATTAAAACTGCAATTGACAACCTTTAGGGCTTAGAATAAAACACACGGCCTACCTGCCCCGTGTTCCATATGCATATTTAGCATTAGTCTGGATGAGAGCCGTCTCTCCCATTTCCATGAGCTGCACTGTGAGATCCAGTGCCTGAAAGGACAAGTTTCACTTAAGTAAGACACTgctatgtacatacatgtgACATTGGCCGTGGTCAGAAGCATTAGCAGATTATGCATATTCTACAGTGAGAACAAGATACTATAATTTACTGTTTGAAAAGTATCTCAATTTGTCAGTTATTACCTGGATGACATCCCCGTCACCCAGAGTGAAAGAGACTTCAGACTGCTCCTCTACAAGGATCTCATCCTTCAGGTACGTTTTAAGATTAATCTTTACATTCTGTCCTTTCTGTGGGCGACTGTCTCGCCCTTTCCCCGCTTCCAGGACTTTTTTCTTCAGCTGGTCATTACctggagacagacacagaaaaattAATTAtcctgaaaacacactgaagagcaGCAAAAAGTAGCACAccacaaaaatataatttttcgGCGGCTGGGGAGTGTGAcctttcatttctgtcattctGTGTGACACAATAATTTTATCTTCcattgtttaatgtgtttcGGGCGGGAAGAAATTATTTGAAAACAGGTCAACGTGTCAGACGAGTCTCTTGCCGCAATTCTCCGCAAAAAGCTAAACTATTCCACGGAGTGCCCTGGTGGTCAAGTGGTTGGAGTGCATGCCATGTAGTCACAGTTTCCCTGGTTTGAATCCGGCCAggaactaaaaataaataaatacatttaaaaaagttgaaCTATTCCCAACTTTCTTTGGCCACACTTCGCTGCAGACGGTGGCAGGGAAGTGTGGTGAAGTGTGACCGCCGCAGGTTTCCATTGAAAATGCATGGCCACAGGATGCTATTCACcgctcttcagtgtgttttcagcatTATACTTAAATACACCATTGACCACTGTGCAATGATAGTGAATCCTGTATACAGCCTGTATACCTATTGCACCACTACCACACAATACAtctgtgacaaaataaaaagctgaTAAAGAAGTTTGTGTAGATCTGTGGAATTGATCTAAATAAATCTCTACTGCTCTGACatgtgtgcattgtgttttgtgtgtccaCAAAAGGACGTGATGTACTGAAAGCAGAGCTCCGCTCTCTGTGCCACTACTGAAcagtcaggctgctggtttaaCAGCTGCATACAACACGGCCAAATCAGATGGAGAAATTAATTGATTCACATTTCAATAGTGGGAACAGGACCATTTTTGAtacattaataatttaattgcatttatggtgatgatttattgattacaATTTCTTAGCTATTAATTTTATAATTAGTAAGTACATTGTGTAATATTAGCAATCtcacactttaaaatgttgtgtattGAGGcccaatatattttttaataagtgTAGTTTATGATTTGTGTGAATATATAGTCTAAAGTATTTCTATGCTTGTTCGCAGAGTAAGAACAAATTCAAGGAAATCCCAAATTCTagtttaaaacatctgtatggCTTGAGCAAAGATTTGTGTGCACACTGTTTGTGGGTGAGACCCAATGTGTCCGATTCCCTGAGCCCATTAACATTTCACCAACTTGCAGTGACCACCTTTTTAAGACCATCTACCCATTATCAGCACATAAGTAAACATTGCAATATGTTCCACAGAAATATTTCTTTCTAAAATCAGACATGGTGCCACATACCTAGTACATCCAGCCATTCTTCCACTTGACCTGGAGGGTCTTCGTCTGTGTCTGCATTTGTCTTTCCAGACTCCTTTGGGCTCTTCCCTTCCCCACCCCCTGCATCTTCCAGAGGAGGGGGGTCATCGTCAATGTCCTCTTCATCCAACATCTCAAAATCCTCTCCACTGTCCAGCAACAACGTTCGTCCGTTTTTCTTTGCTGATGGCACACTGTCATGGTTATCAGAGGTGTCCATGGTCTCCTCGTTTTCAGTCATAATGAGAACGCCCTAGGAGATAAGGTAAACAGACAGGTTAACAGCCATCCAATTTAGTTAAGTCAtctgactgaagcttcatatttgcCTCAGGTAAACTTTTAAACATATGTTTGAACAGATGGGGGCTTGTGGATTTTGCCCCCCATCTGTTACATTATTAAGGCATTATGATGAGATCTTCTAATATGAAGATATGGAATGATTATTATAAGAAAAACccgtttcaatgttcatttgggacagaCTTAAAAtggtgaacctgtcctttaaaagaTTCAGAATTGCAGCTAACCATATTAACATCTTTAACTTCATGTCCCAAACCTGCGTCCCACTGTCAATTAAAATCCCAATCTACCGCTTTATTATCAATCAGTGTAGCTTACCGTCGTACTGCTACCATCCCATTTACCTACAATAACTTCACATAAACCTTTCAGACCCGAGCGGTTTGctatgaattaaaaatacacaaaacaacacgGGACATTTATTGAAGCTGGCGTAATGGCAACTCACCTCACCAACAGTATATTTAGGATAAGAGTTACCAAGCTGTCTGTAACTTGTTTCCAGAAGTTTCTCTAGCAGGCTGCTTTCAGTCCATGCTTCCCGACGTTAGCCGAGCGACTTGACATTAGCACTAGTAAGCTAACGTCATCTAGCTAGCCGATGCTAGTGGACATTAAGAGACTGTTGCTATGAAGTCTTGCAACGAACCACAGCGTATATCAGCCTCAGATTGAGTGCAATATCACAGCGTCATGTGTGATAGCCCAATTTATCAAAATTAGACTTCCTCTTACCTTCAAATTGTGTTTTCAGAGGCTTGTTTTGGTCCTGGACAATCTTCTCCCCCTTTTGCTCACCACAGTGAAGTAAGGTTGATGTTGGGTAACAATATGCGCGGGGCCTGAACGGGCCTGAATGTGTTGTGGGAGATAAACATCAAACTGACTTCGCTGCTGTCTGTGGCTCTTCCCAACAAGCTGTTTCCGGTTAACCTTGAGCTCATGTACTTCATGTTGTGCACCCTATATACAGATTAttttattgaggtcatagtgggtgatggtggcgtattagggtgcattatattgaatggtgttcctaatattttgtccactccattaacatataTGCGGGGGTAAAATATTAGGAaaaccagtcaatataatgcaccctaatacaaCACCACCACTAAATAGTAGAAATatcaattatttattatgtttaattatgtttggcaatataaacaaaaactcaaaatgtataaacttaaacaaaaagtagaatttatagtaGAGCAGTTCTATTGGATTGATGTAGATtacacaggtgtacctaattaAGTGGAGATGACttaatgatgatttaaaaaaaagtgatgttcTTAAAATCTGAAAAGGCTTTCAAGTAAATTTACTATCCTTCTCACAGAAATGACATAGGCTTATTGACAAGAGGATTTTAATATGTCCTCTGGTTTTTGGTTATTTTAGAGAATAGAAATCTctaaaaaatagattaaatttaTCACAAATTTGGATTTGTGAGGGTGAGTTTAACCCAAACTTCAAACATCATTTTCAGAATCTAATTGTTAATCTCTTTGAAGCGTGTGTCGACAGGTAAGGTCCAAAAACCAATGGTTATAAAAGAGCACACCTTTTATCCAGCCATTTATGTGCAGCAAATTCTTATAAATTAACCTTTGACCAGCACTTGATTGTGCCAAAAAGCTGTCACCTTAAATTTCCAAAGGGTTTATTAAATATGATAGGACATTCAATTTGAACGGTAAATTGGACAATAATAATGTCTCTTGACTTGTCCAAAGATTGAAAATGGAACATCCAttggacattttgtttttaaagattaataGGGTTTGAAGAAGCAAAACAAGGTTCAAAAGATCCTTCCTTACaaagtaaagttgcagcttCTCGACGTGTAGTGCATACAACAGTGGCTGAAAGTCTGGAGCGCAGAGGAAGAGATTCAGAAACAAGGAAAAATCAAATGACATTTATTATTGAtgcattgtttcttttttgataAGCAAattatctgtttttctttcagtctAAAGAAACTTTACAATATAAAGAAACATACAAAGAACATCTTTATTACCTACACAAGACACCTAAGTCCC from Scomber japonicus isolate fScoJap1 chromosome 7, fScoJap1.pri, whole genome shotgun sequence encodes:
- the fkbp8 gene encoding peptidyl-prolyl cis-trans isomerase FKBP8 — protein: MTENEETMDTSDNHDSVPSAKKNGRTLLLDSGEDFEMLDEEDIDDDPPPLEDAGGGEGKSPKESGKTNADTDEDPPGQVEEWLDVLGNDQLKKKVLEAGKGRDSRPQKGQNVKINLKTYLKDEILVEEQSEVSFTLGDGDVIQALDLTVQLMEMGETALIQTNAKYAYGTRGSHDPEVPPNAELSLEIQLLEATDAPDLELLPPVEKIALASHKRERGNVHYQRGDYAFAVNSYSIALQITESSSKVDISPEEENELMDVKVKCLNNMAASQLKLDHYDAALKSCVSALAHQPENIKALFRMGKVLALQGEYTEAIQTLRKALKLEPSNKTIHAELSKLVKKNSEQKGAEQAMYKKMLGNPTSGSSSSQKHRAKSSWGLSWKWLFGATAVAIGGVALSVVIAARN